The genomic window GCCGCATACATCAAGGTCAGGATCAGGATGTTCTGGACGTAGACATCCTTGATGAACAGAGGCGCGAGCGCGGCGAGCCCGGCCAGCACCGCGGCGATGATGAGGTCGCGGCGGCGCCGCGCGGCAAAATTCTTGTCCATCACATCGACCCGAACAGGCCGCGCGGCCGGATGAAGACGACGAGCAGGTAGACGGCGTAGATGCCGACCGACTTCAGCGACGGCGGCAGCACCAAGGCGGTGACCGCTTCGACGAGACCGACGATGATGCCGCCAGCGAAGGCGCCGAACACGCTGCCGAAGCCGCCGAGCGCCACGGTGACATAGGCGATCAGCGCAAAGGAGGCGCCGACATCGGGATAGATGTAGAAGAACACCGCCATGATCGCGCCGGCGAGGCCGACCAGCGCGGCGCCAAGACCCCAGCCGAGCGCGAACACGCGGTTCTTGTCGATGCCGACGAGGGCCACCGCGCCGGGATCCTCACGCGTCGCTTCCAGCGCGCGGCCGAAATCGGTGCGATGGATGAAGAAGTAGAGACCGGCAAAGGCGAGAATCGAAACCAGCGCGCCGATCAGCTGCGGCTCCGGCAGGAAGATGCCGGCGACCGAAATAGTTTTGCCGCCGAGCCATGACTGCGGAATGCTGCGATAATCCGGCGTGAAGAAGAACTGCGCCAGGCCGCGCATCACGATGGCAAGGCCAAAGGTGGAGAAGATCTGCACCATGCCGGCATTGGCCTTGGCTCGCATGGCGAAGCGTACAATGAGCAGGTAGACCACCGCTCCGAACACGAACAACGCCGCCGCAACCAATGGCGCCGACAGCAAGGGATCGATGGCGAAGAAGGCGAACAGAAAGAAGCTCGCATACATCGCGATCATCAGGAACTCGCCATGGGCGAAGTTCACGACGTCCATCAGGCCGAAGATCAGCGCGAGGCCGACCGCGATCAGTCCGTAGAGCAGGCCCATGAGCAGGCCGCTCGCGAGACTCTGGATAATGGCTTGGGCTGTCACTGCTTTGCCTCCACCAGAAAAACGTCACGGTAGGGCTCCGTCATTGCGAGGAGCTCGGGACAAAATTGCGAAGCAATTTTGTGCTGATGCGACGAAGCAATCCAGATTGTCTTCGCGGATTCATTCCTGGATTGCTTCGCTTCGCTCGCAATGACGGAGAATGCGGTTAGCGGCTCGATCTTCTCGGCTCTCACAATGCTTGGTTCCCTGCCCCGGCGCTGCGTCCCGCTTACTTCATCGGCCAGATCGCCTCGGCGATCGCGGCCTGCGGCGGGAAGATGGTGACGAACTTGCCGCCGACATATTGCAGCAGCACCGGGTCGGCGTCGTTGTTCTGGCCCGCCTCGTCGAACTTGACGCGCTTCCAGGGCATGATGGTCTGCTCGCCGGGGATGTCTGTCGCCGCCAGCGCATCGCGGATCTTCTCGCCGTCGGTCGACTTGGCGCGGCTGATGGCGTCGGCGAGGATGATCAGGCCCATGAACTGGCGCGAGGTGAGGTCGTTGAAGTCCTTGCCCGACCGCGCCTTGAACATCGCGTTGATCTTGCCGACCATCGGGCGCTTCTGCGCGAGGTCGAGCGAGAAGGTGCCGCGCGAGATCACGCCTTCGAGCTTGTCACCGACGGCATCATAGAGCGCCTTCTCCGAGAAGCCGGCGTCCTGCGCCACGATCGCGTTCGGCTTGTAACCGAGCTCGGCCATGGTCTTGACCAGCAGGATGCCGTCGGTGGTGTAGCTCGAGGGCATCAGCACGTCGGCATTGGCGGTCTTGAGCTGCTGCACCTCGGCCGAGAGCGACGGCGAGTTGGCGCGATACTTGATGTCGGTGACGATCTTGTAGCCGCGCTCGCCGGCGATCTTGGCCTGGGCGTTGCCGGAATCGGTGCCGAAGATAGTGTCCTCGTGGAACAGCGATAGCGTCTCGATCTTGGTGCCCTTCTTCTTCATGGCATCGAAGAAGTCGAACATCGCGGCCGAGTACATCTCGTCATGCGGCGCGGCGCGGAAATAGTATTTCAGGCCGCGGCGATGCAGGCTCGGCGAGGAATTGTCGGCGGAGACGAACGGGATCTGGTAGCGTTCGCAGATCTGGCTGACGGTGACGGCGACCGCGCTCTGATAGGTGCCGATGATGGCGGCGACCTTTTCCTGCGTGATCAGGCGCTCGGCCTCGGCGCGGCCCTTCTGCGGATCGGCCTGATGGTCGGCGAACACGAGGCGCACTTTTGCGCCGCCGAGGCCCGGCAGGCCCTCACCTTTCGCCAGCGGCAGGTCGAAATCGGTGTCCTTGTTGATCACCTCGAGCGCGGTCTCATAGGCCTTCTGCGCATCGACGCCCTGCTGCGCGCTGCCGCCGGAGAACGGATAGATCACGCCGATCACGACTTCCGAAGTCTGTGCGCGCGCTGCCAGCGGCACCAGGGCGGCTGTAGCGGTAGCTCCCAACAACACGTCGCGGCGAGAGATCGTCATGGCAAAGTCCCCTGTTACTGAATTTCGGCTGATCGAATGAAGTGATTGATGGCTGCGGTAAAGCCCGAACAAGCAGCAAACGCTGCCTGCTAAATCACGGCCATGGTCCTGTTCTTGAGATCCGTCACCAGCATCAGGCCGGGCGAATGCGTGATCGCGAACGGCAGCTTCGCGGCGTTGATGACGGATTGCGGCGTGACGCCACAGGCCCAGAACACCGGAATCTCATCATCGGCGACCGGCACGGGATCGCCGTAGTCGGGCTTGGCAATGTCCTTGATGCCG from Bradyrhizobium zhanjiangense includes these protein-coding regions:
- a CDS encoding ABC transporter substrate-binding protein — protein: MTISRRDVLLGATATAALVPLAARAQTSEVVIGVIYPFSGGSAQQGVDAQKAYETALEVINKDTDFDLPLAKGEGLPGLGGAKVRLVFADHQADPQKGRAEAERLITQEKVAAIIGTYQSAVAVTVSQICERYQIPFVSADNSSPSLHRRGLKYYFRAAPHDEMYSAAMFDFFDAMKKKGTKIETLSLFHEDTIFGTDSGNAQAKIAGERGYKIVTDIKYRANSPSLSAEVQQLKTANADVLMPSSYTTDGILLVKTMAELGYKPNAIVAQDAGFSEKALYDAVGDKLEGVISRGTFSLDLAQKRPMVGKINAMFKARSGKDFNDLTSRQFMGLIILADAISRAKSTDGEKIRDALAATDIPGEQTIMPWKRVKFDEAGQNNDADPVLLQYVGGKFVTIFPPQAAIAEAIWPMK
- a CDS encoding branched-chain amino acid ABC transporter permease; protein product: MTAQAIIQSLASGLLMGLLYGLIAVGLALIFGLMDVVNFAHGEFLMIAMYASFFLFAFFAIDPLLSAPLVAAALFVFGAVVYLLIVRFAMRAKANAGMVQIFSTFGLAIVMRGLAQFFFTPDYRSIPQSWLGGKTISVAGIFLPEPQLIGALVSILAFAGLYFFIHRTDFGRALEATREDPGAVALVGIDKNRVFALGWGLGAALVGLAGAIMAVFFYIYPDVGASFALIAYVTVALGGFGSVFGAFAGGIIVGLVEAVTALVLPPSLKSVGIYAVYLLVVFIRPRGLFGSM